One genomic segment of Podarcis raffonei isolate rPodRaf1 chromosome 7, rPodRaf1.pri, whole genome shotgun sequence includes these proteins:
- the PPDPFL gene encoding pancreatic progenitor cell differentiation and proliferation factor-like protein, with product MAAVPSAGCLLAKNQYYRTRLNSDSSVSSSSSSCCSEPTNSLDQEKAHHGLPDVFERCWWIKSFFHCEPMPQNVGRKTLSASSANS from the exons ATGGCAGCTGTGCCTTCTGCTGGGTGCCTTCTGGCAAAGAACCAGTACTACAGAA CACGACTGAATTCTGACTCTAGTGTTTCTTCAAGCAGTTCATCTTGCTGCTCTGAACCCACAAACTCCTTGGACCAGGAAAAAGCACATCATG GGTTACCTGACGTGTTTGAAAGATGCTGGTGGATAAAAAGCTTCTTCCACTGTGAGCCAATGCCTCAGAATGTAGGCAGGAAAACATTGTCAGCCAGCAG